The Desulfobacterales bacterium genome includes the window GAAGGTGGATTCCCTTCACGAAGCTGTCGCACGTCTTCTTCTATTTGATGCATAGCCGATGAACCGGCACTTTGAACCCAATTCCATATAGCATCCGAACTAATGTTTAGCCCTAAACACTGCTGTAACAAAAAACTTGCAATTTCAAAGGGCAGAAATACGGCTAATAAACAAGCCATACGTTTAATCGTATTACATGTCATCTGATATGGCTCAATTTTTAAAGAATCATCTAACGGTGCTATAAGACCAATCTTGCATCTGTTAGGGCAACGTCCGATACGTCTTTTCCAGTGAATCCAGCCGAATAAAGTTAGTATTTGGCGTGGTTGAAATCCTTTACTTTCTAAACGTTGTCCACATTGTGGGCACAGAGACCACTTTGTATCAACATTCGCACGTACGCGAAGAATTTCTTCCACTATACATATAGCCATAGATGCCATCAGAATCCATGTCGATTTGATTATATCTTGCAAGCTTACAGCTTTTTCTACTGATTTAAAAATTTCCTTCATCTCTGGTTTAACTTGCAAAAAATTTTCTTTAACATTATCATAACACATATTATTTATATTCCTTTCCTTGGTTAATGCAAAAAATTTTCCTTGATGTTTTAAGGAGAGGAATATAACACTTTTTAAAATTTTTGGTAATCCCCTAACCTATAGTTACGCCCCTTTGCATGTTCTTGATGTCACTTTTGCAAAGGCAAAAGGCAGTTGTTTTCGGAAGTTTTTCATTGTAAGATCTAAGAAAAGTTGACATGGGAATATCAACAGAATGTTTTCGCAAAAGGTACTCCCGGATTTTTTCAGCTCCTATCTTTTGTCCTTTTAGATTCTTCTGCCGAATATAATCTCGAATAAATGGTTGCAGATTAAGCGATAAACGATACTGAGGCTTCCCCCTTTCCTTATCTTCAATCTCAACGACTTTTCCAAGCTTATGAGCTGCCATTATTCTTTTAACTGTAGATTCACCAATTCCTAAACCTTGCGCGACTCTACCTGCTGCATTTCTGGTAGAAACTGTTTTTCCATTTTTCTTTTCTTCGTCAAAATGAACCTTCAAGTTCACTACCAATTGTTTCATCTCGGGAGTAAACTCTTTTCCCTGAAAGGCCATGACAACCTCCTCATAAAATAGGCTACGTTAAATTTTTTACCATTATGAGATGTTATCATTTAATTGGGAAAAATGTCAATATTTTGGTATCAAGTCATATGGGGATAACCATAGAATTTCAAATAAAGCAAGCTTCTCATGCAATTGCTTTCTATTACGAATTACTTAACATAAAGCCTAATGCTCCAAATTCAACTATAATAGCGACTACAAAGCAAAAAGATAATACTCAACCTGATACTTTAATCAAAGAACGTTCCTTTGCAAAAAAGGAATCAATCGTAATTACCGGTGTAATAAAACCGATGTATCCACAAAAGGATCCTTGGGAATCTGTTTACAATGATTTAAATTCTGAGATTAAAGTAAGACATTATTCCCCAAAGACACTGAAAACTTACTCAGAATGGCTTAGAAATTTTCAAAGATATACAAAATCAAAGTCATTAGAATCTTTAGATGATTCGGATATAAAAGGATTCTTAACCTTTTTAGCTGTTCAGAAAAATGTATCCGCTTCAACGCAGAATCAAGCATTTAATGCTTTATTATTTTTTTATCGACATATTTTAAAGAAAGAACCTGGTGATTTAAGGGATACAATAAGGGCGAAGATAAAACTTTATATACCCGTTGTTTTATCGAGAGAAGAAGTAGATAGAATTATAAATAATCTAATTGTAAAATTATTGTATGGATGTGGGCTTAGAGCTGCTCGGCCATAGTGATATCAGAACTACAATGATATATACGCATACTATTCAAGCGCCTACGATTAAAGAGGCGAGAAGCCCTTTAGATTTTTCAAATTAGAATTTATATTCTATGATTGATTGCTATAGTTAAAATTTATTTTACGGCTTATCAAAATGGGAAAAATGCATTGTAAATGTACCTCTACCTTGAGTTGAAGACCTTAAAGACGTAGAATATCCAAACATTTTTGCAAGGGGAACTATTGCTATGATTGCCTGTTTACCCATTTGAGGATTTATAGATTCAATCTTCCCTCCCCTTGAATTAATTTCTCCTATGACATCTCCAAGAAATTCTTCTGGAACAAAAATTTCAACATCCATTATTGGTTCAAGTAAAACAGGATGTCCTTTTGATAAAGCTTCTCTACAAGCCATTGAGGCGCTTACAGTATAAGCAAGTTCGGTTCCAATGCCTTCTTTAAATGAACCTCCAATTAAAATAGCTTCAACATCTGTAACGGGATAACCTAAAATTGGACCGCTTGTAAATGCCTCCATTACGCCTTTTTCTATAGCTGGAATAAAAATTTCAGGAATATCATCAAAATTTACTTCAGATTTAAAATGATTGCCTTCTCCTCGAGCTAAAGGCTTTAACAAGAGAAAGACTTCTCCGAAATGTTTTTGGCCAGAAATTTCACGATCAAATATTGATTTTGATGTTATTTTATCGGTAATTGTTTCTCTATAAACTACTTGAGGTTTACCTACATTAACACTTGTATTATATTCTCTGCGCATTCTGCTAACAATTATTTCAAGATGTAATTCTCCCATGCCTGATAGTATAGTCTGGCCTGTTTCTTCATTTTTTGAAGCTTTCAATGTAGGATCTTCCGCCATAAACTTAACTAGAACTTCTTCTAATTTTTCTTGATCTCCAAGAGTTTTGGGCTCAATAGCAATTGATATAACAGGTTCATAAAATTCCATTTTTTCAAGCAAAACCGGATGTTCCTTTACGCATAACGTGTCCCCAGTTGAAGACTCTTTGAGTCCAACAATTCCAACAATGCTGCCAGGACCAACAACGTCTATCCGCTCTTTTTTATTAGCGTGCATCTTTAATATTCGAGAAATTTTTTCTTTTTTATTCAATGATGAGTTATAGACATCTGCTCCGGCTATCATTGTTCCGCTATAGACCCTCACAAAACACAGTTTCCTACCTTCCATCATAGAAACTTTAAAAATTAAAGCAGCTAAAGGGTCTTTTTCTATTGGATGACATTCAATTATGTCTCCGGTATCAGGATGAATACCCTTAATTGCTGGAACATCAGCAGGTCCAGGAAGATATTTAACTATTGCATCCAAAAGAAGCTGTATCCCTTTATTTTTTAAAGCTGAACCGCATAATATAGGCACAACTTTAAGTTCAATTGTAGCCTTCCTTATAGCGGCCTCTATAGCTTCATTTGAAATAGCTTGATCAGCAAAAAAAGCTTCCATTATTGAATCATCAAATTCTGCAACTGATTCTATAAGTTTATCATGGTATTTTTTAGCGGCATCAGCGTATTCTTCAGGAATTTCTTCTAATGTATAATTCTCTCCTAAAGACTCGGAATTCCATACCAAATATTTCATATTGATCAGGTCAATTATTCCTGAAAAATCTTCAGACTGACCAGCTGGCAATTGAATGATAAGAGGATTAGCTTTCAATCTTTCCTTCATCATGTCTATCGTTCCAAAAAAACTTGCTCCAATTCTGTCCATTTTATTTATGAAAGCGATTTTAGGCACTAAATATTTA containing:
- a CDS encoding phage integrase N-terminal SAM-like domain-containing protein — protein: MRCYHLIGKNVNILVSSHMGITIEFQIKQASHAIAFYYELLNIKPNAPNSTIIATTKQKDNTQPDTLIKERSFAKKESIVITGVIKPMYPQKDPWESVYNDLNSEIKVRHYSPKTLKTYSEWLRNFQRYTKSKSLESLDDSDIKGFLTFLAVQKNVSASTQNQAFNALLFFYRHILKKEPGDLRDTIRAKIKLYIPVVLSREEVDRIINNLIVKLLYGCGLRAARP
- the fusA gene encoding elongation factor G, whose protein sequence is MKKENKITKIRNIGIIAHIDAGKTTVTERILYYTGKTYKMGEVHDGEAQMDWMVDEQERGITITSAVTTCKWKDYDIQVIDTPGHVDFTIEVERSLRVLDGAVGVFCSVGGVEPQSETVWHQADKYLVPKIAFINKMDRIGASFFGTIDMMKERLKANPLIIQLPAGQSEDFSGIIDLINMKYLVWNSESLGENYTLEEIPEEYADAAKKYHDKLIESVAEFDDSIMEAFFADQAISNEAIEAAIRKATIELKVVPILCGSALKNKGIQLLLDAIVKYLPGPADVPAIKGIHPDTGDIIECHPIEKDPLAALIFKVSMMEGRKLCFVRVYSGTMIAGADVYNSSLNKKEKISRILKMHANKKERIDVVGPGSIVGIVGLKESSTGDTLCVKEHPVLLEKMEFYEPVISIAIEPKTLGDQEKLEEVLVKFMAEDPTLKASKNEETGQTILSGMGELHLEIIVSRMRREYNTSVNVGKPQVVYRETITDKITSKSIFDREISGQKHFGEVFLLLKPLARGEGNHFKSEVNFDDIPEIFIPAIEKGVMEAFTSGPILGYPVTDVEAILIGGSFKEGIGTELAYTVSASMACREALSKGHPVLLEPIMDVEIFVPEEFLGDVIGEINSRGGKIESINPQMGKQAIIAIVPLAKMFGYSTSLRSSTQGRGTFTMHFSHFDKP